In the Schistocerca gregaria isolate iqSchGreg1 chromosome 6, iqSchGreg1.2, whole genome shotgun sequence genome, one interval contains:
- the LOC126278932 gene encoding uncharacterized protein C2orf16-like, which yields MLGGEVCVTGDTGQVFACRVFVSHSPDLRGHGSPDRRGHGSPDRRGHGRPDRRGHGSPDRRGHDSTDRRGHDSPDRRGHDSPDRRGHGSPDLRGRRGHGSPDLRGHGSPDRRGHGSPDRRGHDSTDRRGHGSPDRRGHGSPDRRGHGSPDLRGHGSPDRRGHGSPDRRGHDSTDRRGHGSPDRRGHGSPDRRGHDSPDRRGHGSPDRRGHGSPDRRGHGSPDLRGHGSPDRRAHGSPDRRGHGSPDRRGHGSPDRRGHGSPDRRGHGSPDRRGHGSPDRRGHGSPDRRGHGSPDRRGHGSPDRRGHGSPDRRGHGSPDRRGHGSPDRRGHGSPDRRGHGSPDRRGHGSPDRRGHGSPDRRGHGSPDRRGHGSPDRRGHGSPDRRGHGSPDRRGHGSPDRRGHGSPDRRGHGSPDRRGHGSPDRRGHGSPDRRGHGSPDRRVHGSPDRRGHGSPDRRGHGSPDRRGHGSPDRRGHGSPDRRAHGSPDRRGHGSPDRRCHDSPDRRCHGSPDRRGHGSPDRRSHGSPDRRCHDSPVRRCHGSPDRRGHGSPDRRCHDSPDRRCHGSPDRRGHGSPDRRGHDSPDRRGHDSTDRRGYDSTDRRGHDSPDRRGHGSPDRRGHDSPDRRGHDSTDRRGHDSTDRRGHDSPDRRGHDSPDRRSHDSPGRRGHGSLDRRGHGSPDRRGDGSPDRRGHESPDRRGHDSPDRRGHGSPDRRGHGMHLHE from the exons ATGCTGGGAGGCGAAGTCTGTGTAACAGGGGATACAGGACAAGTGTTCGCGTGCCGAGTATTTGTGTCGCACAG CCCGGACCTACGCGGCCACGGCAGCCCGGACCGACGCGGCCACGGCAGCCCGGACCGACGCGGCCACGGCAGGCCGGACCGACGCGGCCACGGCAGCCCGGACCGACGCGGCCACGACAGCACGGACCGACGCGGCCACGACAGCCCGGACCGACGCGGCCACGACAGCCCGGACCGACGCGGCCACGGCAGCCCGGACCTACGCGGCCGACGCGGCCACGGCAGCCCGGACCTACGCGGCCACGGCAGCCCGGACCGACGCGGCCACGGCAGCCCGGACCGACGCGGCCACGACAGCACGGACCGACGCGGCCACGGCAGCCCGGACCGACGCGGCCACGGCAGCCCGGACCGACGCGGCCACGGCAGCCCGGACCTACGCGGCCACGGCAGCCCGGACCGACGCGGCCACGGCAGCCCGGACCGACGCGGCCACGACAGCACGGACCGACGCGGCCACGGCAGCCCGGACCGACGCGGCCACGGCAGCCCGGACCGACGCGGCCACGACAGCCCGGACCGACGCGGCCACGGCAGCCCGGACCGACGCGGCCACGGCAGCCCGGACCGACGCGGCCACGGCAGCCCGGACCTACGCGGCCACGGCAGCCCGGACCGACGCGCCCACGGCAGCCCGGACCGACGCGGCCACGGCAGCCCGGACCGACGCGGCCACGGCAGCCCGGACCGACGCGGCCACGGCAGCCCGGACCGACGCGGCCACGGCAGCCCGGACCGACGCGGCCACGGCAGCCCGGACCGACGCGGCCACGGCAGCCCGGACCGACGCGGCCACGGCAGCCCGGACCGACGCGGCCACGGCAGCCCGGACCGACGCGGCCACGGCAGCCCGGACCGACGCGGCCACGGCAGCCCGGACCGACGCGGCCACGGCAGCCCGGACCGACGCGGCCACGGCAGCCCGGACCGACGCGGCCACGGCAGCCCGGACCGACGCGGCCACGGCAGCCCGGACCGACGCGGCCACGGCAGCCCGGACCGACGCGGCCACGGCAGCCCGGACCGACGCGGCCACGGCAGCCCGGACCGACGCGGCCACGGCAGCCCGGACCGACGCGGCCACGGCAGCCCGGACCGACGCGGCCACGGCAGCCCGGACCGACGCGGCCACGGCAGCCCGGACCGACGCGGCCACGGCAGCCCGGACCGACGCGGCCACGGCAGCCCGGACCGACGCGGCCACGGCAGCCCGGACCGACGCGGCCACGGCAGCCCGGACCGACGCGTCCACGGCAGCCCGGACCGACGCGGCCACGGCAGCCCGGACCGACGCGGCCACGGCAGCCCGGACCGACGCGGCCACGGCAGCCCGGACCGACGCGGCCACGGCAGCCCGGACCGACGCGCCCACGGCAGCCCGGACCGACGCGGCCACGGCAGCCCGGACCGACGCTGCCACGACAGCCCGGACCGACGCTGCCACGGCAGCCCGGACCGACGCGGCCACGGCAGCCCGGACCGACGCAGCCACGGCAGCCCGGACCGACGCTGCCACGACAGCCCGGTCCGACGCTGCCACGGCAGCCCGGACCGACGCGGCCACGGCAGCCCGGACCGACGCTGCCACGACAGCCCGGACCGACGCTGCCACGGCAGCCCGGACCGACGCGGCCACGGCAGCCCGGACCGACGCGGCCACGACAGCCCGGACCGACGCGGCCACGACAGCACGGACCGACGCGGCTACGACAGCACGGACCGACGCGGCCACGACAGCCCGGACCGACGCGGCCACGGCAGCCCGGACCGACGCGGCCACGACAGCCCGGACCGACGCGGCCACGACAGCACGGACCGACGCGGCCACGACAGCACGGACCGACGCGGCCACGACAGCCCGGACCGGCGCGGCCACGACAGCCCGGACCGACGCAGCCACGACAGCCCGGGCCGACGCGGCCACGGCAGCCTGGACCGACGCGGCCACGGCAGCCCGGACCGACGCGGCGACGGCAGCCCGGACCGACGCGGCCACGAGAGCCCGGACCGACGCGGCCACGACAGCCCGGACCGACGCGGCCACGGCAGCCCGGACCGACGCGGCCACGGCatgcacttgcatgaatga